The Gasterosteus aculeatus unplaced genomic scaffold, fGasAcu3.hap1.1 HAP1_SCAFFOLD_122, whole genome shotgun sequence DNA segment CACTGCAatatgaaatttaaaaaaaagatttcatgcACATTACTACACTAcagtatattgtatttttattgtatttgataAGGAAAGAGCTCCTTGATGAACATTGATGTAAAAGATAACATGTAAGCAAGAATGGTAATTTACACTCGTGGTCACAAAGCATCTAACACAAACACTGCACGCTGAAACATACAGATACAAATAATACACAAGTAAAGATGTTACATTGTTAGggttcggaaagctctcgagggaggcgtCACTCCTTttttctcgtcccggccggaaacgaagatacaaaagagtcagcttgcgtaaattcaaaaatcaaaaagtatttaataactaaacaacgttataaggaatacaattacaaagtgaaatacaaaacgaacagtaaatatttcgcgaaatagagaatcctctgtgcaagtctaaagtgacttatcaaagcggcttcaggaaaattctaacaatcttttccccgctttggtcctttgaaaagtcttgaggtgtgtcttcttgggtgcatttgaatgtcattggcttcttcttcagagtgtcccctcctggactgtccccttcacatcgaggtgtgaagctgcagctgtaacctgaaacctcactgtaccatctgtccctcacattccaatgcacacaatgtagatacatttggcttcatGCCTCAaagagtgaatataacaaagcatgcatagtttgtcttcatcttataactagtacaccttaattacaacaagtcattaatgatcaccgttcatcacactacatcataagatctaagacagttcatgtggtccaatactcaagacatttgcctcagttggctgccttacattaagttgttcatctactacctgacaggagaaaaaaactcccaaaaaaccctctttggggataaaattgggagaaatccataaaggacggaaATTATCATCCGTCCCCagattttaacatcacattgtgacagaatgttaatgtgtacagtgtttacaTGATTttaatgactatgaattgtgtttgattcaaattgcattcacttcatctaatatgttaatgtaataactaatatctaataacacacaaactataattctaacactaaacattattacacatactataaCTTCCATGACTAGGGATGCACTTCTGGCTTGAATCCCTAACAAATACTATGTAGTACATGTCAATAGAAAAGTAGTCACAGTTCAGATTTGACTAATGTCCTTCTTTGAAATTGATCTTAAAGTGGAATAACTAGGACACTTCCTTTTTGCAACAAGTGGAACTTTTTCAGTATCTACTTCCCTTCACTGACCGCACAGTCTGTCTGCATGTGCTGCCCATATGTGCCACCTCACAGTCCCGTCTCGTATTGGCTGTGTCGTCGTTGCCACAGTCAGccactattttttttattaaaacaagaacatttttaatgttttgaaaaatacttttgaCATTTTCAACTATATGTGAGTGTCAAACTATACAAGATATACAATGCTTTTCCATGCTATATTATGTAACCATGCTTCACTATACACAATATACTATGAGGACAGGTAAGGACATGTACTATGGCAATAACTGATACCTTcctgtaaatgtatttgtttgtggttggtgatTAATCATTTATGAAGACGGGTCTAGCCGTCTTTCCCCTAACCGATCATCAGCGTGGAAAAAGCCACGACCGAAAGCTGCTTTAAAAGGTGTGGAGAAATTCATGCCTTTATGTGCATTCAAACTCTGCTTTGCTCATCTGGACAGCGTGAGCCGGTCTTGGAATTTGTGTTAAGTTGATGAGGTGTTTTTTGTCCTCTGGTTTCTGTTGTTTCATCAATTTTTGTTGAATATGAATATGCTCTTTTTGGTGGATGATGATTTGACACAGGAAAAAGAGTATTGAAAGATTAAGAAGATATTGCTGCCTGTCTCTCACATTCTGTCTTTTATTCTCTTTCCATATTTGGCTTCTCTTGACTCCCAGCcatgatttttattttccgGTAAATTTCCAACAAAAGCAAATGAGCGTAAACGTGGGCTTCAGCAATGAGACTGGGGTGTTTTTAATGTCAGTAAATAACAAAGCCGTCCTTTGGCTACACCCCATTTTATCCCGAGTGTCACAGGGGAGGGAGCCAAGGCCAGCTGACGTTGGGCGAGAGGCGGGGCACCTTGGACAGGTCACCTTCTGATCACCGGGCTGAAACAAAGTGACAGGCAACCATTCACGCTCACATTCGCACCTCCCACCCCGGTCTGAATTATTAGTTCCGACAGGAGCCAATGCCAAAGTAAATCAGGGTAAGACGCTTCAACcaccccccgccctcccccacccctgcTCAAAATTATCCAGCCTCTCCTTACGGACGTACTAATGTACACCCACCCGAGAAACACCTCAACCATCGCAGTCAAACAGGAGCCAATGAAATGATAGGCATTAGATTTTAGCAGCAACACCCATCCCACGTCACTGGCttgcccctcctctcctcctctgtgtgtgctttgtacgagtgtgtgtgtgtgtgtgagatgtgtcCTGGTGCATCTACGTGTCTGCCTGACAGGATAAATCCAGCTTCTCTCtcattccctctctctttctctccagccctctcacacacacacacacacacacacacacacacacacacacaggtgctgcTGTCCGGCAACCCTCTCTCTCACATTCGTATAGCACAATCACATCGCAGAATCATAGTTGATCCACTTTTCTGGTGCTAAGGAACTTGACATTTTGCCTTCATGGAGGATTACCACAAACCTGACCAGCAGACAGTGCAGGCGCTGAGGAACATCGCCAACCGCCTCCGAATCAACTCCATCAAGGCGACGACTGCAGCAGGCAGCGGGTGAGGTGTCTCTACCGACTCTCAGACATGAACTTTAATACTGTGAATGCATTGATAAACACGATGCAAGGGGAATATTTATTTGTACCATGcacatatttaacatttacatctgGTAAACTACGTGCATGCATgtacagatgcacacacagacttcaAGGGCCAAAGGAACAGCATGTCCTGCCTTTGTTCTCCCGTTTAGTCTACTGGCAGAATCATTTCGACATGCATACACGTTGTTTGATAAGTTAAGCTCTTAATccctaattaaataaatgaaataataaatatctaCAATAAATACCATTTTTAAATTTAGGGAAATATATAGTTTATGACATATATAATACATTGCATAAAAATACATCAGTTTATTCTTTCTAGCAAAAAGTAGGTATTTAGACATTTTCCTcacatttaaagtaaataacCGGGTTTTCTTCTGATGATCACATTTTCATATTCTGGAGAAGGGATTTGATCATATTTGGTTTACTCACTTtgattgtgaaaaaaaatattgtctCTGATATCTGACCTCAGAGTGGTAAAACGCCCACTTGCAGAAGAGCACAATGGAAGAACAAATGCAATGGTGGATGTATTGTATGTTGAAAAGGGTTTTGGAAGTGTAATTGAAATGTTGTATATAATGTCCACTTATAgctattttaaataatgttgccAATGTAAGTCACATTACAATTACAGAAGAAATGCTAGAGATCAGGAGAATACGGTTATGATTCTAGGGCCCAAATCCCCATTCAACAGTTCTGCATTTGCTTTGTTCCCATCCTGTGTTGAATGGGAACAAAGAGAAACCTAAGAGAAATTAAGctaaaatattctgcaaatgatTAATGGCAGCTTTGAAATGCCAAATAACGcctgcctgtgttttttttgcacattatTGAGTGAAATACTCAAATACCTTTAATTGTGGGAAAGCCCAATAACCAGCCATTGCTATAATTGCACCAAAAATACTTTTGAGTACAAGCACTGGATGCAGCACTGTTGGAGGGCTAAATCAAATTGCTCAAAGTAGTTATTGTCCATAAAACCCAGCGATATTCAAGTTGTATTTCTATTGCATCCAGTTCCCCATCTAATCTGTTGAGTGCATTTAAGTGAAGGCACTCAATAAGCTGCCATCTACCCCCCTGAGTGCAAGTTTATGTACTTATGTCTTTCTCTGTGGCACAGACACCCCACATCATGCTGCAGTGTGGCAGAAATCATGTCTGTGCTGTACTTCCACACCATGAAGTACCGCCCTGAAGACCCGAGGAACTTCAACAGTGACCGCTTCATCCTGTCCAAGGTGAGGGCAGGGTGGGGTTAAAATTCAGAAATCCAACTTTTCCTGAGTAACATCAGTGACTAgtgattgttttttcttccacaGGGCCACGCTGCTCCGGCCCTGTACTCCATGTGGGTTGAAACAGGTTTCCTGAAGGAGAACGAGCTGCTCAGCTTGTGCCAGGTTGACTCTGCGCTGGAGGGCCACCCGAACCCCGTAAGCTGTGACATCCTGTAGCACACCTTGTGAATCATGTcaggcagaaacacacagcgttCCAGCTcacttgtattgtgtgtgtgagtgtctgtgtgtatttgtgtatttcagAAGCAGCAAATTGTGGACGTAGCCACTGGCTCCTTGGGGCAGGGCCTCGGTGTGGCCTGTGGAATGGCTTACACTGGGAAATACTTTGACAAGTCCAGGTAATCCTCCATACATTGGACACATACAAATGTTTATTTGCAGTTTAGATTTTCTGCGTGCATTTAAAAATCCTTTGCCATCTATGGACACACTCTGACTCAACAATGTGCAGTATGAATTTACAAATTGTTCATATACATCGTAGGGCCCTATTGTGCTTCTCTCAAGTGTTAAGTGATTGGGATTTTCCAGATTCTGTGTGGGTGTGCTGCAGCTACATGCTCTGCTCTCACAATTCTTCTGCTCTAATAATCACAGGCCCAGCGGTCACATCTCGCTTACTTTTACTACCCATGCTGATTTTATCTCAGATTCAAATTCAGCCATAGTGCTTTCAAccatacatttttttgtatttttattatttattatcaatAATGGTACAATGTTCCTAAATGATTCTTCCTTTTACTGGTAGTAAAAAGTATATAATCATATTTGACACATCAAATGCTATGTCTATGTTAATAATTAGCCGGAAAAAACACGTACATAAAATAAGATGATGATTTGTCCCATTTAAAGACTACGACATTGGTGTGGAAGACGTGTTTCAGAGGCAGGTGTGAAACTTGGCAGTCACACCTTCAGGCTTCTCCGGAAGCCTTTTTTCATGTCACAGCTGATTACCATCCCCAAAAATAATTGGAGGATATGTAGTCAGACAGGAAAAATGACAGAACATGTTTTTGTGAGCTTTGCACCCTACCCTTATCtgatgcactcacacacacatttacacaaacacaaagacacacactaatcacATAGTTTCACCCTGTTTTCCAAACCAGTTATCGTGTTTACTGCCTGCTGGGGGATGGCGAGATGTCAGAGGGTGCGGTCTGGGAGGCCATGTCGTTCGCCTCTTACTACCAGCTTGACAACCTGGTGGCCATCATGGACATCAACCGCCTGGGCCAAAGTGACCCTGCGCCCCTGCAGCATCATGTGGAGAAATATCAGAAACGCTGTGAAGCTTTCGGGTAACAATGCATTAGAGGCTGCTTGTGTCAATGTACTCAAAGTGCTGTTTAGGAAGATTATCTTGACACAACGTAAAGTAAAATTTCTAGCCAGttagttgtgtgtattgtgtgtcctATGATTTTACACAAGCAAATGTGTCTTAATGCATAgctttgattttgtgtgtgtgtgtgtgtgtgtgtgtgtgtgtgtgtgtgtgtgtgtgtgtgtgtgtgtgtgtgtgtgtgtgtgtgtgtgtgcagctggcaAGCCATCATTGTGGATGGACACAGTGTGGAGGAGCTTTGCAAGGCTCTGAGTCAACCACGTCATCAGCCCACCGCCATTATCGCTAAAACCATCAAGGGCAAAGGCATTCCAGGTAGCCGCCTGTCACGGTCCTCTCCTCATCTGCAAATGAACTGCTCTCACTACAGTGTGTATCGGCTAACAAGCTCAAATACGTCACCCTTTTTGATTCCAGCTGCAGAGGATAAGCTTGGGTGGCACGCCAAAACGCTGCCCAAAGACATGGCAGAGATGGTCATGAAGGATCTGCAGAGCCGCATCATGAACAGCAGCAAGCACCTGTACCCTCCCGCTCCCGTGGAGGACTCCCCCCCAGTCAGCCTGAGGAACATCAGGATGCCGAGCGCCCCCAGCTACAAGACTGGTGAAAAGGTCTGTCTGCCCGCTCTATGCTCGCACGATGTCCACAGAAAGCACAGGGGCAAATAGTGAAAGGACTTGTACAGATGAGCAGTCCAACTTTGTTAATTATTGATCTGTGTTTACTGCATGGCCTCTCTGTCTTTACAGATTGCCACACGGAAGGCATATGGGATGGCGTTGGCTAAATTGGGGCGCTACAATGAACGTGTTATCGCCCTTGATGGAGACACTAACAACCTCACCTACTCAGAGATCTTTAAGAACGAGCATCCC contains these protein-coding regions:
- the LOC144395245 gene encoding transketolase-like, producing MEDYHKPDQQTVQALRNIANRLRINSIKATTAAGSGHPTSCCSVAEIMSVLYFHTMKYRPEDPRNFNSDRFILSKGHAAPALYSMWVETGFLKENELLSLCQVDSALEGHPNPKQQIVDVATGSLGQGLGVACGMAYTGKYFDKSSYRVYCLLGDGEMSEGAVWEAMSFASYYQLDNLVAIMDINRLGQSDPAPLQHHVEKYQKRCEAFGWQAIIVDGHSVEELCKALSQPRHQPTAIIAKTIKGKGIPAAEDKLGWHAKTLPKDMAEMVMKDLQSRIMNSSKHLYPPAPVEDSPPVSLRNIRMPSAPSYKTGEKIATRKAYGMALAKLGRYNERVIALDGDTNNLTYSEIFKNEHPNRFVECYIAQQNMVSVAVGCAARERNVVFASTLASFFTRAYDQLRMAAISDSNINLCGSHCGLSTGEEGPSLMGLEDVAMFRALPTATIFYPCDGVSTEKAVELAASTKGVCYIRTSRQDCSIIYNSNEDFHVGQAKVVYQSKEDQVTIVAAGVTLHEALAAAEHLKK